One Cryptosporidium parvum Iowa II chromosome 1, whole genome shotgun sequence genomic window, AATCAACAATACACGGGATTCTTCATCTGGAAGTGGGAtataaattcttctttcaAATCTCCTACGAATTCCTGAATCAATTTCCCAGGGTATATTTGTAGTACCAAGTACTAGAATGGGCTTAAAATTGTTGttattagaatttgaatttacGCCATCCATTTGAACAAGAAATTCTGTTTTAATACGTCTGGTTGCTTCATTTTCTTGTTCATTACGGCTACTACATAAACtatcaatttcatcaataaaaatgatagAAGGAGCTCTTTCTCTAGCAACATCAAATAAAGCTTTAATTAGCTTTTCTGATTCACCTTGCCATTTACTAGTAAGATCAGCACTAGAAATGGAAAGAAATGTACCCTTCATTTCAGTTGCACAAGCTTTAGCAAGAAAAGTTTTTCCAGTACCTGGTGGTCCATATAAAAGAATGCCTTTCCAAGGCTTTAATTTTCCTTGAAATAATTCAGGAAATTTGGCTGGTAGAATTACTGCCTCTTTAAGAGAAGTTTTTGCTTGTTCAAGTCCTATAATATCATCCCAAGAGATATTTGGGCTTTCCATTAAAATACAACTACGGATTGCATCTTTAAGAGgatcattaatatttgatggATTTTGGGAActtttagaaatattttctgaagatgaagatgatgataaaCCTGGTGTTGAAGTTGAAGCTAAATTTGGATTAGAAATGGTTTTTGATCCTTTTCCATTgttattaatcaaattctttatttgttCAGCTCTGGAAACTAATTGTTCCATTCTAGTAAGAAGAACTTTTTTAACTCTTTCATCATTTTgatatttacaaatatgGTCCCATTTTTGAAGAGctgaaatatatatattcaatgCTTCTTCCAGATTCCcaatcttttctttttcagtACCTTGTTTAATGAGATCCAGAATATTGTTAATCATttcaaatcatttttttttaaattaaaataataatcagctttaagaataaaagtaagtaataataacaataataatctttcaataatttacAGTTGCTGGTATTGCATTGaagtttctttttctaattaattaatttattaacttggattttcaaaattactcaagatgattttaaaaaaaatggtcAATTATCACTATATTAAATTGgtaaaagtaataataatataattattatttttcgttattattatcgcattaattaattttactaatattta contains:
- a CDS encoding katanin p60/fidgetin family AAA ATpase, producing FEMINNILDLIKQGTEKEKIGNLEEALNIYISALQKWDHICKYQNDERVKKVLLTRMEQLVSRAEQIKNLINNNGKGSKTISNPNLASTSTPGLSSSSSSENISKSSQNPSNINDPLKDAIRSCILMESPNISWDDIIGLEQAKTSLKEAVILPAKFPELFQGKLKPWKGILLYGPPGTGKTFLAKACATEMKGTFLSISSADLTSKWQGESEKLIKALFDVARERAPSIIFIDEIDSLCSSRNEQENEATRRIKTEFLVQMDGVNSNSNNNNFKPILVLGTTNIPWEIDSGIRRRFERRIYIPLPDEESRVLLIKNGLKSINHSLIDDDINYIAKMTHGYSSSDVSILIKDALFEPIRKCSESNWFKKVVIMNNNDEITNNNAENFKIYWTPCSQPSNIDHYDKELYRKTSLYDIPNNQLLPPKLTKSDLIHVLSKTKSSITNLDIDKFTEWTNKFGLSGE